The Ignavibacteria bacterium genome has a window encoding:
- the cas6 gene encoding CRISPR-associated endoribonuclease Cas6, which produces MRLKFFLRAVTPNSVIPINYYYHFSSAIYLLLRFGSEEFAKFLHDIGFTVPGKKKNFKLFAFAVEFKRITINQNLINLVEPEVFLTISSPIIEPFVKNFIIGVFTKQNIFINFEDLSTKFNILQVEKLSEPIFKDEMIFNTLSPITLSKPIDKNGKPFPYYLRYDDPELSQFMKSNLLDKYKVVHNKQLEVDDFTFEFDKDEIERKKGKVSKLITIAERSLEETKIKAIKCDFKIKTHPELIKIGYECGFGAKNSMGFGLVKAAK; this is translated from the coding sequence ATGAGGCTTAAATTTTTTCTGCGTGCGGTAACTCCAAATTCTGTTATACCGATTAATTATTATTATCATTTTTCCTCCGCTATCTACCTTTTATTAAGGTTTGGCTCAGAAGAGTTTGCTAAGTTTTTGCATGATATCGGTTTCACAGTTCCAGGCAAAAAGAAAAATTTCAAACTATTTGCTTTTGCAGTCGAATTTAAAAGGATAACCATAAATCAAAATCTTATAAACTTAGTTGAACCTGAAGTATTCCTTACAATTTCCTCACCTATAATTGAACCTTTTGTAAAAAACTTTATTATTGGAGTATTCACCAAACAAAATATCTTTATAAACTTTGAAGACTTATCTACAAAATTTAACATTCTTCAAGTTGAGAAATTATCAGAACCAATATTCAAAGACGAAATGATTTTTAATACTTTATCGCCCATTACGCTTTCCAAACCAATTGATAAAAATGGCAAGCCCTTTCCTTACTATCTCAGATATGATGATCCTGAATTATCACAATTCATGAAAAGTAATTTGCTGGATAAATACAAAGTGGTTCACAATAAACAACTAGAAGTTGATGATTTCACTTTTGAATTTGATAAGGATGAAATTGAACGGAAGAAAGGAAAAGTTTCTAAGCTGATCACAATTGCGGAACGCTCCCTTGAGGAGACCAAAATAAAAGCAATAAAATGCGACTTTAAAATCAAAACTCATCCTGAATTGATTAAAATTGGATATGAATGCGGCTTCGGGGCAAAGAATTCCATGGGTTTTGGATTGGTAAAGGCGGCTAAATAG